The following coding sequences are from one Devosia neptuniae window:
- a CDS encoding beta-N-acetylhexosaminidase encodes MTAGHSLSLVTTWTPASEGESLAYGIELTNNGDTALKDFTLGFSGPARIDPHATLENGKLLKRLSNHTLIAPPDGLVLEPGQTWKAIARGLSYGLRHWSDGANSGYVALADGTIITLPTAPTQGKGHNSPLLKGAAKFKVPAKAPVPVSIIPWPKSVATTGARIVPPGFDLQPQGEDASKAAAAFATLVADLFPVEAIVRPASEAGMPVQIVHKLGLGAEAYEVSFADNAATVSATTRQGMFYGLVTLGHILRGAKLYPQTFLFPTGGTITDEPGFTYRGCHLDVARQFYTGAEVSRLIRLMAWNKLNKFHWHLSEDEAWRLEIDAYPELTEIGAWRGHGKALPPLLGSGPQPTGGYYSKPVVREIVALADSLAITVIPEIDVPGHSYAVLQSLPQLRDPNEIGEYQSVQGFPNNSLNPAYEPVYTFMEKVIDEVLELFPAGIFHLGADEVPLAAWSGSPLALDMIEKLGGPALRKKHEAQLNVLGNHHGADEIEGSPTALLQSEFIRRVHEIIASKGAITGGWEEAGHGDKVDKSKTFLIGWRNVEINAALAERGYDMVVSPGQRYYLDMANGQAWAEPGAGWAGWSGPQETYEFESREGWTEHQLKHLLGVQACIWSESMTDRAIFDRLVFPRLSAVAEAGWTLPDRKSWTRFSALAGLMPIMYGNWAEE; translated from the coding sequence ATGACTGCCGGCCATTCTTTGTCGCTCGTAACCACCTGGACCCCTGCCAGCGAAGGCGAAAGCCTCGCTTACGGCATCGAGCTCACCAATAATGGCGACACCGCGCTCAAGGACTTTACACTGGGCTTTTCCGGCCCCGCCCGTATCGATCCGCACGCCACGCTCGAAAACGGCAAGCTGCTCAAGCGCCTCTCCAACCACACCCTGATTGCGCCCCCCGACGGCCTCGTGCTCGAACCCGGCCAAACCTGGAAAGCCATTGCCCGCGGCCTCTCCTATGGCTTGCGCCATTGGAGCGACGGCGCCAATTCCGGCTATGTGGCCCTCGCCGACGGCACCATCATCACCCTGCCCACCGCCCCCACCCAGGGCAAGGGCCACAATTCTCCGCTGCTCAAGGGCGCGGCGAAGTTCAAGGTGCCCGCCAAGGCGCCGGTTCCCGTCTCGATCATCCCCTGGCCCAAATCCGTCGCCACCACCGGCGCCCGCATCGTCCCGCCCGGCTTCGACTTGCAACCGCAGGGCGAGGATGCGTCCAAAGCCGCCGCCGCCTTCGCAACCCTGGTCGCCGACCTCTTCCCCGTCGAAGCCATCGTCCGCCCCGCCTCCGAAGCCGGCATGCCGGTGCAGATCGTGCACAAGCTGGGCCTCGGCGCCGAAGCCTATGAAGTCAGCTTCGCCGACAATGCCGCCACCGTTTCCGCTACCACCCGCCAGGGCATGTTCTACGGCCTGGTCACCCTGGGCCACATCCTGCGCGGCGCCAAGCTCTACCCCCAGACCTTCCTCTTCCCCACCGGCGGCACTATCACCGACGAGCCCGGCTTCACCTATCGCGGCTGCCATCTCGACGTGGCGCGCCAGTTCTATACCGGTGCCGAAGTCAGCCGCCTCATCAGGCTCATGGCCTGGAACAAGCTCAACAAGTTCCACTGGCACCTCAGCGAAGACGAAGCCTGGCGCTTGGAAATCGATGCCTATCCCGAACTGACCGAAATCGGCGCCTGGCGCGGCCACGGCAAGGCCCTGCCGCCGCTATTGGGCTCCGGCCCGCAGCCGACCGGCGGCTATTATTCCAAACCCGTCGTGCGCGAAATCGTGGCTCTGGCCGATAGCCTTGCCATCACCGTGATCCCCGAAATCGACGTGCCCGGCCATTCCTATGCCGTGCTGCAATCCCTCCCGCAATTGCGCGATCCCAACGAGATCGGCGAATACCAATCGGTGCAGGGCTTCCCCAATAACAGCCTCAACCCTGCCTATGAGCCGGTCTACACCTTCATGGAAAAGGTAATCGACGAGGTGCTCGAACTGTTCCCCGCCGGTATCTTCCATCTGGGCGCCGACGAAGTCCCGCTCGCCGCCTGGTCCGGTTCGCCCCTGGCGCTGGACATGATCGAAAAGCTCGGCGGCCCGGCTTTGCGCAAGAAGCACGAAGCCCAGCTCAACGTCCTGGGCAATCACCACGGCGCCGACGAAATCGAGGGTTCGCCCACCGCGCTCCTGCAGTCCGAATTCATCCGCCGCGTGCACGAAATCATCGCCTCCAAGGGCGCCATTACCGGCGGCTGGGAAGAAGCCGGCCATGGCGACAAGGTCGACAAATCCAAGACCTTCCTGATCGGCTGGCGCAATGTCGAGATCAACGCGGCCCTGGCCGAACGCGGCTATGACATGGTCGTTTCCCCCGGCCAGCGCTATTATCTCGACATGGCCAATGGCCAGGCCTGGGCCGAACCCGGCGCCGGTTGGGCCGGCTGGTCGGGCCCGCAGGAAACCTACGAATTCGAGTCGCGCGAAGGCTGGACCGAACACCAGCTCAAGCATCTGCTGGGCGTGCAAGCCTGCATCTGGAGCGAATCCATGACCGACCGCGCCATTTTCGACCGCCTGGTCTTCCCCCGCCTCTCCGCCGTCGCCGAAGCCGGCTGGACCCTCCCCGACCGCAAAAGCTGGACCCGCTTCAGCGCGCTCGCGGGCCTGATGCCGATCATGTACGGCAATTGGGCCGAGGAGTGA
- a CDS encoding M81 family metallopeptidase — MRVFTAALATETNTFSPIAIDKRAFEASLYAKPGEHPATPTLCSAPITVGREVCTQLGWTLIEGSASWADPAGLVARTTYEDLRDEILDQLRAAMPVDGVVLGLHGAMVAQGYDDVEGDLLARVREIVGPDVLVCAELDPHSHLTAKRVAAADFFVVFKEFPHIDFVDRARDLWSIAVRALKGEISPVMSVFDCRMIDVFPTSKEPMRSFVDRLYGLEKSEAGVLSLSVVHGFMAGDVPEMGTKVIAVTDNQPETGAALAEKLGRELFAMRGTFMVAQVDEHVAVDVAVAATKGPVVIADVWDNPGGGPAGDATVILGELIARGVTDVAVGTIWDPIAVQICMAAGEGAEIALRFGAKSAPDTGSPIDKIVTVRKLVPNAEMRFGESFAPFGDAAWISFDGIDVILNSTRAQSFDPSLFSAMGIEPTSRKILLIKSTNHFYDSFSRIASEIVYCSAGKPYPNSPATTPYRKARRDIWPMVENPWG; from the coding sequence GTGCGCGTCTTTACCGCCGCCCTGGCCACCGAGACCAATACGTTTTCGCCTATAGCGATCGACAAGCGCGCTTTCGAGGCCTCGCTTTACGCCAAGCCGGGCGAGCATCCGGCGACGCCGACGCTGTGCAGCGCGCCGATCACGGTGGGCCGCGAGGTCTGTACGCAGCTGGGCTGGACGCTGATCGAGGGCAGCGCCAGCTGGGCGGACCCGGCGGGGCTGGTGGCGCGCACGACCTATGAGGATTTGCGCGACGAAATCCTTGACCAATTGCGAGCGGCCATGCCGGTGGATGGTGTGGTGCTGGGCCTGCATGGCGCCATGGTGGCGCAGGGCTATGACGATGTCGAAGGGGATTTGCTGGCGCGGGTGCGCGAGATTGTGGGGCCGGATGTGCTGGTCTGCGCCGAGCTTGATCCGCATAGCCATCTCACCGCCAAGCGGGTGGCGGCGGCTGATTTTTTCGTGGTGTTCAAGGAATTTCCCCATATCGACTTTGTCGATCGGGCGCGCGATCTGTGGTCGATCGCGGTGCGGGCGCTCAAGGGCGAGATCAGTCCGGTGATGAGCGTGTTCGATTGCCGGATGATCGATGTGTTCCCCACCTCCAAGGAGCCGATGCGCAGCTTTGTGGATCGGCTCTATGGGCTGGAAAAGAGCGAGGCGGGCGTGCTGTCGCTGTCGGTGGTGCATGGCTTCATGGCGGGCGATGTGCCGGAAATGGGCACCAAGGTCATTGCGGTGACGGATAACCAGCCGGAGACCGGCGCGGCTTTGGCGGAAAAGCTGGGGCGCGAGCTGTTTGCCATGCGTGGCACCTTCATGGTCGCCCAAGTGGATGAGCATGTGGCGGTGGATGTGGCTGTGGCCGCGACCAAGGGGCCGGTGGTGATTGCCGATGTATGGGACAATCCCGGCGGCGGGCCCGCGGGGGACGCCACGGTGATCCTGGGCGAGCTGATTGCGCGGGGCGTGACCGACGTGGCAGTGGGCACGATCTGGGACCCCATTGCGGTGCAGATCTGCATGGCGGCGGGCGAAGGGGCGGAAATCGCACTGCGTTTCGGGGCCAAATCGGCGCCGGATACGGGCTCGCCGATCGACAAGATCGTCACGGTGCGCAAGCTGGTGCCCAATGCCGAGATGCGGTTTGGCGAGAGCTTTGCGCCCTTTGGCGATGCGGCCTGGATCAGCTTTGACGGGATCGATGTGATCCTTAATTCGACGCGGGCTCAGAGTTTTGATCCGAGCCTCTTTTCAGCCATGGGAATCGAGCCGACATCGCGGAAGATATTGCTGATCAAATCGACCAACCACTTTTACGACTCGTTCTCGCGGATTGCGTCGGAGATTGTCTATTGCTCGGCGGGCAAGCCTTACCCCAATAGTCCGGCGACGACGCCCTATCGCAAGGCGCGGCGGGATATTTGGCCGATGGTGGAGAACCCTTGGGGGTGA
- a CDS encoding extracellular solute-binding protein, protein MAVSLLALAASAPASFAQDVKEISFINCGDELTAGYADYFKEWEAENPGFKVVPEVVGWGQCQDKVTTLAAAGTPVALAYVGSRTLKQFALNDLIVPVPMTDEEKAGYYNYVPDTVTFDGTQWGVPVAFSTKAFYWNKDVFKAAGLDPEVPPKTWEEEIAFAKQIEDNTDFDGFGVVAKTFDNTMHQFLHWVYTNDGQVIDADGNIVLDSPQNLEALTALKDISAYSEEGPTAYEQNEVRAIWLDGTLGMIHASPNAANLATEAGMNWGVAALPLGPSAKGPGTLLITDSLAVFKGSGVEEQATSLAKYLTSGERQWAAEMAQGLTPLRPLEPQTAELLAEKPYWAPFLDGIEFGGPEPLLTDYVGLQNVMIEMVQSVVTGAAEPAAALTTAAGELEQYK, encoded by the coding sequence ATCGCGGTGTCGCTGCTGGCCCTGGCGGCCTCGGCACCCGCTTCATTCGCCCAGGACGTCAAGGAAATCAGCTTCATCAACTGCGGTGACGAACTCACGGCAGGCTACGCCGACTATTTCAAGGAATGGGAAGCCGAAAATCCGGGCTTCAAGGTCGTGCCCGAAGTCGTGGGCTGGGGCCAGTGCCAGGATAAGGTGACCACGCTCGCTGCCGCCGGCACGCCCGTCGCGCTGGCCTATGTCGGCTCGCGCACCCTCAAGCAGTTCGCCCTCAACGATCTCATCGTCCCCGTGCCGATGACCGACGAGGAAAAGGCCGGCTATTACAATTACGTGCCCGATACCGTCACCTTCGACGGCACCCAGTGGGGCGTCCCGGTCGCCTTCTCGACCAAGGCCTTCTACTGGAACAAGGATGTCTTCAAGGCTGCCGGGCTCGACCCGGAGGTCCCGCCCAAGACCTGGGAGGAAGAGATCGCCTTCGCCAAGCAGATCGAAGACAATACCGACTTTGACGGTTTCGGCGTCGTCGCCAAGACCTTCGACAACACCATGCACCAGTTCCTCCATTGGGTTTACACCAATGACGGCCAGGTCATCGATGCCGATGGCAATATCGTGCTCGACTCGCCGCAGAACCTGGAAGCCCTCACCGCGCTCAAGGACATCTCGGCCTATTCCGAAGAAGGCCCGACCGCGTACGAGCAGAACGAAGTGCGCGCCATCTGGCTCGACGGCACGCTGGGCATGATCCATGCTTCGCCCAACGCCGCCAATCTGGCCACCGAAGCCGGCATGAACTGGGGCGTTGCCGCCCTGCCGCTTGGCCCATCCGCCAAGGGTCCGGGCACCCTGCTGATCACCGACTCGCTGGCCGTGTTCAAGGGCTCGGGCGTTGAAGAGCAGGCCACCAGCCTTGCCAAATACCTGACTTCGGGCGAACGCCAATGGGCTGCCGAAATGGCCCAGGGCCTGACCCCGCTCCGCCCGCTTGAGCCCCAGACCGCCGAACTGCTCGCCGAGAAGCCCTATTGGGCGCCCTTCCTCGACGGCATCGAATTCGGTGGTCCCGAGCCGCTGCTGACCGACTATGTCGGCCTGCAGAACGTGATGATCGAAATGGTGCAGTCCGTCGTGACCGGCGCCGCCGAGCCCGCCGCTGCCCTCACCACGGCTGCCGGCGAACTCGAGCAGTACAAGTAA
- a CDS encoding carbohydrate ABC transporter permease codes for MAQVTTRPRARSTKAMIDRYKWYEVVALYAGMAVFLFFVLAPFIEGFLVSLKPLSQLFSTPYNFIPQNGSFDAYFQMWRSVPMLGMHIFNSFFISSVVTLIVVIIVVPAAYAFARFQFAGSGLLLGMFLAVNMFSGAVLLIPLFRLMRQLMLLNTYWAMIVPGAAFLIPSSIWLLRTYMMRIPRELDEAAWVDGASRLYTLRRVILPLAMPGIVVVAIMTFIGAYAQQFIFALTFNSRTEFMPLPVGLFAFFGKQEVQWNELMAASFVGILPVMIVIVFLQRYLVAGLTAGAVKQ; via the coding sequence ATGGCGCAGGTCACCACCCGCCCGCGCGCCCGCTCCACCAAGGCTATGATCGACCGCTATAAGTGGTATGAGGTCGTCGCCCTCTATGCCGGCATGGCCGTGTTCCTGTTCTTTGTGCTGGCCCCCTTCATCGAAGGCTTCCTGGTCTCGCTCAAGCCGCTGAGCCAGCTGTTCTCCACGCCCTATAACTTCATTCCGCAGAACGGCTCGTTCGACGCCTATTTCCAGATGTGGCGCTCGGTGCCCATGCTGGGCATGCACATCTTCAATTCCTTCTTCATCTCCTCGGTGGTGACGCTGATCGTCGTCATCATCGTGGTGCCGGCCGCCTATGCCTTTGCCCGCTTCCAGTTTGCCGGGTCCGGGCTCCTGCTGGGCATGTTCCTGGCCGTCAACATGTTCTCGGGCGCCGTGCTGCTGATCCCGCTGTTCCGCCTGATGCGACAGCTGATGCTGCTCAACACCTATTGGGCCATGATCGTGCCGGGCGCCGCTTTCCTCATTCCCTCGTCCATCTGGCTGTTGCGCACCTATATGATGCGCATTCCGCGCGAGCTGGACGAAGCCGCCTGGGTCGATGGCGCGTCCCGCCTATATACCCTGCGCCGGGTCATCCTGCCGCTGGCTATGCCGGGCATTGTCGTGGTCGCGATCATGACCTTCATCGGCGCCTATGCCCAGCAATTCATCTTCGCGCTGACCTTCAATTCCCGGACTGAATTCATGCCGCTGCCGGTTGGGCTCTTCGCCTTTTTCGGCAAGCAGGAAGTGCAGTGGAACGAGTTGATGGCGGCCAGTTTCGTCGGAATCCTGCCGGTCATGATCGTCATCGTGTTCCTGCAGCGCTATCTCGTCGCCGGCCTCACCGCCGGTGCCGTGAAGCAATAG
- a CDS encoding Gfo/Idh/MocA family protein gives MRVGIIGLGYRLGYLARVFSVARDDFNIVGYVDPAPAGLPYATEHGVNVGKQYDSLEAMLDNEQLDLLMVGSPNHLHLGHIRIGLERGLKIFTEKPVVTSVEDTMALAELIAQYGSDNLMVGLVLRYAPLYVDLRKAQAEGQLGDITSIEASEHIPPYHGAFFMRDWRRYEKYSGSFMLEKCCHDLDLYNGVMGCRPKYVSSFGGRRTFVPKNAPQVTGINDMEVYHRKPSGWQGSDKVFDSDGDIIDFQTAMVQYENGAALTFHTNLNVPDDFRRFAVMGAKGMAEGDFIRNFLRVTDSRTSERLVDTTYKTSGLSQHYGADEQMAEDILKHIVDGAPLPVSVTDALEAGLLALSMDKAMASRSVVDMTPIWQQFDAALGRAS, from the coding sequence ATGCGGGTTGGCATTATCGGTCTGGGCTATCGTCTGGGTTATCTGGCACGGGTGTTCTCCGTGGCGCGCGACGATTTCAACATCGTCGGCTATGTCGATCCCGCCCCGGCTGGCCTGCCCTATGCCACCGAGCACGGCGTCAATGTCGGCAAGCAATATGATAGCCTCGAGGCCATGCTCGACAATGAGCAGCTCGACCTGCTGATGGTCGGTTCGCCCAATCACCTCCATCTCGGCCATATCCGCATCGGGCTCGAACGCGGCCTCAAGATTTTCACCGAAAAGCCGGTGGTCACCTCAGTCGAAGACACCATGGCGCTGGCCGAGCTGATCGCCCAATACGGCTCCGACAATCTGATGGTCGGTCTCGTGCTGCGCTATGCCCCGCTCTATGTGGACCTGCGCAAGGCCCAGGCCGAGGGCCAATTGGGCGACATCACCTCCATCGAGGCCTCCGAGCATATCCCGCCCTATCACGGCGCTTTCTTCATGCGCGACTGGCGCCGCTACGAGAAATATTCGGGCAGCTTCATGCTCGAAAAATGCTGCCATGATCTCGATCTCTATAATGGCGTCATGGGCTGCCGCCCCAAATATGTCTCCAGCTTTGGCGGCCGCCGCACTTTCGTGCCCAAGAATGCGCCCCAGGTTACGGGCATCAACGACATGGAAGTCTACCATCGCAAGCCCTCCGGCTGGCAGGGTAGCGACAAGGTGTTCGACAGCGATGGCGACATCATCGATTTCCAGACGGCAATGGTGCAATATGAAAATGGCGCCGCGCTGACCTTTCATACCAATCTGAACGTGCCAGACGATTTCCGCCGCTTCGCAGTGATGGGAGCCAAGGGCATGGCCGAAGGCGATTTCATCCGCAATTTCCTGCGTGTCACGGACTCGCGCACGTCCGAGCGCCTCGTTGACACGACCTACAAGACCAGCGGCCTCAGCCAGCACTATGGCGCCGACGAGCAGATGGCCGAAGATATTCTCAAGCATATCGTGGACGGCGCGCCCCTGCCGGTCTCGGTCACGGACGCATTGGAGGCGGGCCTCTTGGCGCTCTCCATGGACAAGGCGATGGCGAGCCGATCGGTGGTGGACATGACGCCCATCTGGCAACAATTCGATGCGGCTTTAGGCCGAGCGAGCTGA
- a CDS encoding ABC transporter ATP-binding protein: protein MSQLSLKHLEKSFNEAKIIKGIDLEVSEGEFVVFVGPSGCGKSTLLRMIAGLEDVSAGEISIGGKVVNDLPPVQRGIAMVFQSYALYPHMTVYENIAFPLRVEKLPQAEVDKRVHAAAKVLQLEPRLQHRPGMLSGGQRQRVAIGRAIVRQPKIFLFDEPLSNLDAALRSEMRIELMELHKRLGSTMIYVTHDQVEAMTMADKIVVLDAGVIAQVGSPLQLYHKPDNIFVAGFIGSPKMNFINGNVTSADGETVTVDLGELGTIALPRQSKAIHGQSVTLGIRPEHLTLEGGDFALTITPKIVEHLGIHTVSYANLPAGENFVALFEGDPKVAEGQPTKMGFAIHQAHLFDEKGLAVY from the coding sequence ATGTCCCAGCTCAGCCTCAAGCACCTTGAGAAAAGCTTCAACGAAGCCAAAATCATCAAGGGGATCGACCTCGAGGTGTCCGAGGGCGAGTTCGTCGTCTTTGTCGGCCCCTCCGGCTGCGGCAAATCCACCCTGCTGCGCATGATTGCCGGGCTCGAAGATGTCAGCGCCGGCGAGATTTCCATTGGCGGCAAGGTCGTCAATGATCTGCCCCCCGTGCAGCGCGGCATTGCCATGGTGTTCCAGTCCTATGCGCTCTACCCGCATATGACCGTCTACGAAAACATTGCCTTCCCGCTGCGCGTCGAAAAGCTGCCCCAGGCCGAAGTCGACAAGCGCGTGCATGCCGCTGCCAAGGTGCTGCAGCTCGAGCCGCGCCTGCAACATCGCCCCGGCATGCTCTCAGGCGGCCAGCGCCAGCGCGTTGCCATCGGCCGTGCCATCGTGCGCCAGCCCAAGATTTTCCTGTTCGACGAACCTTTGTCCAATCTCGACGCCGCGCTCCGCTCGGAAATGCGCATCGAGCTGATGGAACTGCACAAGCGCCTGGGTTCCACCATGATCTACGTCACCCACGATCAGGTCGAGGCCATGACCATGGCCGACAAGATCGTCGTGCTCGATGCCGGCGTGATCGCCCAGGTGGGCTCCCCGCTCCAGCTCTATCACAAGCCCGACAATATCTTCGTCGCCGGCTTTATCGGCAGCCCCAAGATGAATTTCATCAACGGCAATGTGACCTCGGCCGATGGCGAGACCGTCACGGTCGATCTGGGCGAATTGGGCACCATCGCCCTGCCGCGCCAGTCCAAGGCAATCCATGGCCAGTCGGTCACGCTGGGCATCCGCCCCGAGCACCTGACGCTGGAGGGCGGCGATTTCGCCCTCACCATCACGCCCAAGATCGTCGAGCATCTGGGCATCCACACCGTCAGCTACGCCAACCTGCCCGCCGGAGAAAACTTCGTCGCCCTGTTCGAAGGCGACCCCAAAGTGGCAGAAGGCCAGCCCACCAAAATGGGCTTTGCCATTCATCAGGCGCATCTGTTCGACGAAAAGGGCCTGGCCGTTTACTGA
- a CDS encoding MurR/RpiR family transcriptional regulator yields the protein MLDIVGLLQTEKNAFTRSERALTEIVLADVDSVLKMSIVDLAAQADVSPPTVTRFCRRLGCDSYADFKVRLAQSRFVGQRYFSPAASPSNVREIAQGVVNGIQSIIYETFEHLDFAAVERAGEAIAKSNFVLAFGSGGASSMMAGEIETRLFRLGLRVASTEDHQLQMMRAASAPPGTVIVAFSLSGNNAQLAKTLTVAGEYGLTRIVVTRSSSMVSAQSDILLPVNWHENIDILRPTPGRYAFLATVDVLAQTVATRLGPSAVASMRRIKHQLVVNRDGDDAQPLGD from the coding sequence ATGTTGGATATCGTCGGTCTGTTGCAGACCGAAAAGAACGCGTTCACGCGGTCGGAGCGCGCTCTGACCGAGATCGTGCTCGCCGATGTCGACAGCGTGCTCAAAATGTCCATCGTCGATCTGGCGGCGCAGGCCGATGTCTCCCCGCCCACCGTCACCCGCTTCTGCCGGCGTCTGGGCTGCGACAGCTATGCCGATTTCAAGGTGCGGCTGGCCCAGTCCCGCTTTGTCGGGCAGCGCTATTTCTCGCCCGCCGCCAGCCCCTCCAATGTGCGCGAAATCGCCCAGGGCGTCGTCAACGGCATCCAGTCCATCATCTACGAAACCTTCGAACATCTCGATTTCGCTGCCGTCGAACGCGCCGGTGAAGCCATTGCCAAGTCTAATTTCGTGCTGGCCTTCGGCTCGGGCGGCGCCTCCTCGATGATGGCCGGCGAAATCGAAACGCGCCTGTTCCGCCTGGGCCTGCGGGTCGCCTCCACCGAAGATCATCAATTGCAGATGATGCGCGCCGCCTCCGCCCCGCCCGGTACGGTCATCGTCGCCTTTTCGCTTTCCGGCAATAATGCGCAGCTGGCCAAGACGCTCACCGTGGCCGGTGAATATGGCCTGACCCGCATCGTGGTCACCCGCTCATCCTCCATGGTCTCGGCCCAATCCGACATCCTGCTGCCGGTCAATTGGCACGAGAACATCGATATCCTGCGCCCAACGCCCGGCCGCTACGCCTTTTTGGCCACGGTCGACGTGCTGGCCCAGACGGTCGCCACCCGCCTTGGCCCGTCCGCCGTCGCCAGCATGCGGCGCATCAAGCATCAGCTCGTCGTCAATCGCGACGGCGACGACGCCCAGCCTCTCGGGGACTGA
- a CDS encoding carbohydrate ABC transporter permease yields MTGTRSASLFALALLAPALIYILIIVAYPLFDTVVLSFTNAALRPTYDFVGWANYQRIFGAGNFTEVILRTFIWTFFSVATKMIIGTLGATLLNAAIPGQTVFRILTMPPWIVPMAIGIFMWGWMYNGQFGMISGLLQNFGIISKPWPILAQGSSAFWATIVTDVWIGVPMVTIYLLAAIQSIPKDLYEAAWTDGASRSYRFRRITLPLMMPAMLTMSLLSLIATFNSFDIIWILTQGGPSGSTTTMIIDTYKTAIGSRKYGEGAARAVVICIFVSIFCLVYFRAVRKLSQGEAK; encoded by the coding sequence ATGACCGGTACTCGCAGCGCTTCCCTCTTCGCTCTGGCCTTACTGGCTCCCGCCCTCATCTACATCCTGATCATCGTTGCCTATCCGCTGTTCGACACGGTGGTCCTCAGCTTCACCAATGCGGCCCTCCGCCCGACCTATGATTTCGTCGGCTGGGCCAATTATCAACGCATTTTCGGCGCCGGCAATTTCACTGAAGTCATCCTGCGCACCTTCATCTGGACCTTCTTCTCGGTCGCCACCAAGATGATCATCGGCACTTTGGGCGCTACCCTGCTCAATGCCGCCATCCCCGGCCAGACCGTGTTCCGCATTCTCACCATGCCGCCCTGGATCGTGCCCATGGCGATCGGCATTTTCATGTGGGGCTGGATGTATAACGGCCAGTTCGGCATGATTTCCGGCCTGTTGCAGAATTTCGGCATCATCAGCAAGCCATGGCCGATCCTGGCGCAAGGTAGCTCGGCCTTCTGGGCCACCATCGTCACTGATGTGTGGATCGGGGTGCCCATGGTCACCATCTATCTGCTGGCCGCCATACAATCCATTCCCAAGGATCTCTATGAAGCCGCCTGGACCGATGGTGCATCCCGGTCCTATCGCTTCCGCCGCATCACCCTGCCTTTGATGATGCCGGCCATGCTGACCATGAGCTTGCTCAGCCTGATCGCCACTTTCAATTCCTTCGATATCATCTGGATCCTGACCCAGGGCGGCCCGTCCGGCTCCACCACCACCATGATCATCGATACCTACAAGACGGCCATCGGCTCCCGCAAATATGGCGAAGGCGCCGCCCGCGCCGTGGTGATCTGCATTTTCGTGTCGATCTTCTGCCTCGTCTATTTCCGGGCGGTCCGCAAACTCTCGCAGGGAGAAGCCAAATGA